The Microbulbifer sp. TB1203 nucleotide sequence TGAAAGTTCTCCGGCGGGGAGCCGGCAGCGGCGTCGGACTTTTGAAGAGAAGTCTTTGCGGGGGTGCCATGGTAGCGGCGCGCCCCGCGTTTCGCCAGCGGCGGCTTCCCGGTCTATCGCGACCGGTTCTCCGGTCACAGCACCCCGTCTGCCGAATTTACGATAACCGCAAATGCGTCCCGCAGTTCGGCATCCATTCGGAGCGGGCCGAGCGGCCCGCTGGTATGAAAGGAGGTCAGTAAGCCACGCTAAACCGCCGGCGGCTGTGCGCGGGCTGTTCCAGTTCGTCGATCATTGCCACGGCGTAGTCCTGTACCGAGATGCGGCTCTGGCCCTCGCCGTCCACCAGCAACTGGTCGCCGCCGAGGCGGAAATTGCCGGTGCGCTCGCCGGGCTCGATCAGCGCCGCCGGGCTCAGGAAGGTCCATTCCAGTTCCTCTTCACCGCGTAGCCGCTCGAGGGTGTCGCGCGCGCCCAGCGCGGATTCCTTCCACTGCGCCGGGAATTCCGGCGTGTCTACCATTTGCACCCCCGGCGCCACCTCCAGGCTGCCGGCGCCGCCGACCACCAGCAGGCGTTCTATCCCGGCACGTTTGGTTGCTGCGAGGATCGACTCGATGCCGCGGCCGTAATAGCCGCGCACATCCTCCTGGGCGTGGCCGCTGAAGGCGCTGATCACGGCGTCGTGGCCGGCCAGCCGATCGGCGAGACGCCCGGTGTCGAGCACGTCGATGCCCACCGCGGTCAGGCCGTCGCGGGGCTGCAGTTTGTCCGGGTGGGCGACCAGGGCGGTAACCTGGTGGTCGCGCTCCAGGGCCTCGGTGAGCAGGCTGGAACCAATAAATCCGCTGGCGCCGATCAGTGCAATTTTCATGGGTCTTTTCTCCGATAAGTGGGTTGTGGATTCGACGGAGAGCAGTATGGTCCCGAACTACTGTGCTGATAAGATGGTTAAATCTGGAATCTTTGTTCGGTATAGAAGGACAATAAAGGCAATGGCTAATCTGTTGGATATCAATCTCAACCGCTTGGTGGTCTTCGTGGCGGTAGTGGAGACCGGCTCCATCACTGCGGCGGCGAAGCGCCTGGGGCTGGCGAAGACGGTGGTCAGCGCGCATATACAAAAGCTGGAGGCGGAAATCGGCACCCACCTGCTGGTGCGCACCACCCGCCGGCTGCACCTGACCGAGGCCGGGACCCTGTTCTACGAGGCCTGCGAGAAGATACTGCGGGATACGGAAGCGGCCGTCTCCCAGGTGGGCAGTTGCGTCCAACAGCCCCGCGGCAGGCTGCGCCTGTCCTGCCCGGTGGACTACGCGGCCGCGGTGGTCGCACCGCTGGCGGCGCAACTGTGCCGGGAATACCCGGAACTGCGTGTGGAGATCCTCTCCAGCGACCAGCGCATAGATATGGTGGCGGAGGGAATAGACCTGGCCATTCGTATCGGCCGGCTGGCGGATTCCAGCCACCGCGCGGCGCAGATCGCGCATTTCAGTGAGTGGCTGGTGGCGGCGCCGGAGCTGTTCTCCGGAGAGTTGCCGCAGTCGCCCGAGGAACTGGGGCAGTGCCCCTTCGTCGGGTTATCGGTGCTGTCCAATCCCCTGTACTGGACCTTCACTGCAAACGGTGTTGAAGAGACCCGGCGGTTCAACCCGGCAATCATGGCCAACACCACCGGCGCGGTGCAGGCCGCAGTGCTGGCGGGCGCGGGCATCGCAGTACTGCCGGATTACGCGGTGGGCGAAGACATCGCCGCCGGGCGGTTGGTGCGGCTATTGCCGGACTGGAAACTGCCCGGCGGGGGGATCTATGCGGTGTTTCCCGCTACGGCACAG carries:
- a CDS encoding NAD(P)-dependent oxidoreductase; this encodes MKIALIGASGFIGSSLLTEALERDHQVTALVAHPDKLQPRDGLTAVGIDVLDTGRLADRLAGHDAVISAFSGHAQEDVRGYYGRGIESILAATKRAGIERLLVVGGAGSLEVAPGVQMVDTPEFPAQWKESALGARDTLERLRGEEELEWTFLSPAALIEPGERTGNFRLGGDQLLVDGEGQSRISVQDYAVAMIDELEQPAHSRRRFSVAY
- a CDS encoding LysR family transcriptional regulator, coding for MANLLDINLNRLVVFVAVVETGSITAAAKRLGLAKTVVSAHIQKLEAEIGTHLLVRTTRRLHLTEAGTLFYEACEKILRDTEAAVSQVGSCVQQPRGRLRLSCPVDYAAAVVAPLAAQLCREYPELRVEILSSDQRIDMVAEGIDLAIRIGRLADSSHRAAQIAHFSEWLVAAPELFSGELPQSPEELGQCPFVGLSVLSNPLYWTFTANGVEETRRFNPAIMANTTGAVQAAVLAGAGIAVLPDYAVGEDIAAGRLVRLLPDWKLPGGGIYAVFPATAQRPQKVSVFIEALKKHYAG